Proteins encoded within one genomic window of Lusitaniella coriacea LEGE 07157:
- the argF gene encoding ornithine carbamoyltransferase: MKDLTGQDFLRITDLSSEQIQGLLNLAAQLKSGARSFACNKILGLLFYKASTRTRVSFTVAMYQLGGQVIDLNPNVTQVGRGEPISDTARVLDRYLDILAVRTFKQEDLETFAQYAKIPLINALSDLEHPCQILADLLTIQECLGSLSGITLTYLGDGNNVAHSLLLGAALMGMNVRFATPSTYQPDPQIVEDGKQLAAKSGSEIVLTDDPIAAVRGAQVLYTDVWASMGQEDLAEERIPLFQPYQINDKLLQEADPDAIILHCLPAHRGEEITDAAIEGSQSRVWEQAENRMHAQKALLASLLGLA, encoded by the coding sequence ATGAAGGACTTAACGGGACAAGACTTTCTCAGAATTACCGACCTCAGTTCCGAACAAATTCAGGGACTACTCAATCTCGCAGCTCAACTTAAAAGTGGCGCGCGATCGTTCGCCTGCAATAAAATTCTCGGACTGCTCTTTTACAAAGCCTCCACTCGCACTCGCGTCAGCTTTACCGTCGCGATGTATCAATTGGGCGGTCAGGTCATCGACCTCAACCCCAATGTTACCCAAGTGGGTCGCGGCGAACCTATTTCCGATACAGCCAGAGTCCTCGATCGTTACCTCGATATTTTAGCGGTTCGCACCTTTAAACAGGAAGACCTGGAAACTTTCGCACAATATGCCAAAATCCCCCTAATTAATGCCCTCAGCGACCTCGAACACCCCTGTCAAATTTTGGCAGACCTCCTCACCATTCAAGAATGTTTGGGTTCCCTCTCTGGCATAACCCTGACCTATCTTGGCGACGGGAATAATGTCGCTCACTCGCTGCTGTTAGGTGCTGCGTTAATGGGGATGAACGTGCGTTTTGCCACCCCTTCAACCTATCAACCCGATCCCCAAATTGTCGAAGACGGGAAACAACTCGCCGCCAAAAGCGGGTCGGAAATTGTGCTTACTGACGATCCAATCGCTGCCGTTCGAGGGGCGCAGGTTCTTTATACGGATGTTTGGGCGAGCATGGGACAGGAGGATTTAGCCGAAGAACGCATCCCACTCTTCCAACCCTATCAGATTAATGACAAACTCCTTCAGGAGGCTGACCCCGATGCCATCATCCTGCACTGTTTGCCCGCACACCGAGGTGAAGAAATTACCGATGCTGCGATTGAAGGTTCCCAATCGCGAGTGTGGGAGCAAGCCGAAAACCGAATGCACGCCCAAAAAGCGTTACTTGCCAGTTTACTAGGATTAGCTTGA